From a single Pseudomonas cremoricolorata genomic region:
- the proC gene encoding pyrroline-5-carboxylate reductase, with protein MSKTRIAFIGAGNMAASLIGGLRAQGLDAAQIRASDPGAETRSRVQAEHGIEVFEDNAQAVADADVVVLSVKPQVMKAVCEALAPSLAPGQLVVSIAAGITCASLQSWLGERPLVRCMPNTPALLRKGASGLYANAQVSAEQHQQAETLLGAVGTVLWLDQEQQIDAVTAVSGSGPAYFFLLIEAMTAAGEKLGLPRETASQLTLQTALGAAHMAAASDVDAAELRRRVTSPGGTTEAAITSFQNNGFQTLVEHALEAAAQRSAALAEQLGK; from the coding sequence ATGAGCAAGACACGTATTGCCTTCATCGGCGCCGGCAACATGGCCGCCAGCCTGATCGGCGGTCTGCGCGCCCAGGGCCTGGACGCCGCGCAGATCCGCGCCAGCGACCCCGGTGCCGAGACCCGCAGCCGCGTCCAGGCCGAGCACGGCATCGAGGTGTTCGAAGACAACGCCCAGGCCGTGGCCGATGCCGACGTGGTGGTGCTGTCGGTCAAGCCGCAAGTGATGAAAGCGGTGTGCGAGGCCCTGGCGCCGTCGCTTGCACCGGGCCAATTGGTGGTGTCCATCGCCGCCGGCATCACCTGCGCCAGCCTGCAAAGCTGGCTGGGCGAGCGCCCGCTGGTGCGCTGCATGCCCAACACCCCGGCGCTGCTGCGCAAGGGCGCCAGCGGCCTGTACGCCAATGCCCAGGTCTCGGCCGAACAGCACCAGCAGGCCGAAACCCTGCTGGGCGCGGTCGGCACCGTGCTGTGGCTCGATCAAGAGCAACAGATCGATGCCGTCACTGCGGTGTCGGGCAGCGGCCCGGCGTATTTCTTCCTGCTGATCGAGGCCATGACCGCCGCCGGCGAGAAACTCGGCCTGCCGCGCGAAACCGCTTCGCAACTGACCTTGCAGACCGCCCTGGGCGCTGCGCACATGGCTGCGGCCAGCGACGTCGACGCCGCCGAGCTGCGCCGCCGCGTCACCTCGCCGGGCGGCACCACCGAGGCGGCCATCACCTCATTCCAGAACAATGGTTTCCAGACACTGGTCGAGCACGCCCTGGAGGCTGCCGCGCAGCGCTCCGCCGCGCTGGCCGAACAACTGGGCAAATAA
- a CDS encoding YggT family protein: MNALSGAAIFVVQTLVSLYLVIVLLRFVLQLVKADFYNPLCQFAVRATQPLLKPIRRIIPSIGGMDTSSLLLAVVLQALLMAFVLMVTYGTFGDILHLLMWALLGVASLFLKIFWVAMIVMVIVSWIAPNSHNPAAELAYQIAEPVLAPFRRIVPNLGGLDISPIFAFIAIQVIQSFVLPPIAAQIGMPQELFRMI, from the coding sequence ATGAATGCACTGTCCGGCGCCGCGATTTTCGTGGTGCAAACCCTGGTCAGCCTGTACCTGGTGATCGTCCTGCTGCGCTTCGTGCTGCAACTGGTAAAGGCCGACTTCTACAACCCGCTATGCCAGTTCGCGGTGCGCGCCACGCAACCGCTGCTCAAGCCGATCCGTCGCATCATCCCCAGCATCGGTGGCATGGACACCTCGTCCCTGCTGCTGGCCGTGGTGTTGCAGGCGCTGCTGATGGCCTTCGTGCTGATGGTCACCTACGGCACCTTCGGCGACATCCTGCACCTGCTGATGTGGGCGCTGCTGGGCGTGGCGTCGTTGTTCCTGAAGATCTTCTGGGTGGCGATGATCGTCATGGTGATCGTCTCGTGGATCGCGCCGAACAGCCACAACCCGGCCGCCGAGCTGGCCTACCAGATTGCCGAGCCCGTGCTGGCACCGTTCCGCCGCATCGTGCCGAACCTCGGCGGGCTGGATATTTCGCCGATCTTCGCCTTCATCGCCATCCAGGTGATCCAGTCGTTCGTGCTGCCACCGATTGCCGCGCAAATCGGCATGCCGCAAGAACTGTTCCGCATGATCTGA
- the metX gene encoding homoserine O-succinyltransferase MetX, producing MSTVFAEDSVGLVTPVVARFDEPLPLACGRSLASYELIYETYGTLNATASNAVLICHALSGHHHAAGFHSAEDRKPGWWDSCIGPGKPIDTNRFFVVSLNNLGGCNGSTGPSSLNPATGKPYGADFPILTVEDWVHSQARLADRLGIAQWAAVVGGSLGGMQALQWSITYPERIRHCVDIASAPKLSAQNIAFNEVARQAILTDPEFHGGSFQDQGVIPKRGLMLARMVGHITYLSDDSMGEKFGRELKSDKLNYDFHSVEFQVESYLRYQGEEFSGRFDANTYLLMTKALDYFDPAAAHNGDLAATLAGAKADFCIMSFTTDWRFSPARSREMVDALLAARKNVCYLDIDSPYGHDAFLIPTPRYMQGFTNYMNRIAI from the coding sequence ATGTCCACTGTCTTTGCCGAAGATTCCGTCGGTCTGGTAACCCCTGTGGTTGCCCGATTCGATGAGCCGCTGCCGCTGGCCTGTGGCCGTTCGCTGGCCAGCTATGAACTGATCTACGAAACCTATGGCACGCTCAACGCCACGGCCAGCAATGCCGTGCTGATCTGCCATGCGCTGTCGGGCCACCACCATGCGGCGGGCTTTCACAGCGCCGAAGACCGCAAGCCCGGCTGGTGGGACAGCTGCATCGGCCCGGGCAAGCCGATCGACACCAACCGCTTCTTCGTGGTCAGCCTGAACAACCTGGGTGGCTGCAATGGCAGTACCGGCCCGAGCAGCCTCAACCCCGCCACCGGCAAGCCCTACGGCGCCGACTTCCCGATTCTCACCGTCGAAGACTGGGTGCACAGCCAGGCGCGCCTGGCCGACCGCCTGGGCATCGCTCAGTGGGCGGCAGTGGTCGGTGGCAGTCTGGGCGGCATGCAGGCGCTGCAATGGTCGATCACCTACCCCGAGCGCATCCGCCACTGTGTCGACATCGCCTCGGCGCCCAAGCTGTCGGCGCAGAACATCGCCTTCAACGAGGTCGCCCGCCAGGCGATTCTCACCGACCCGGAATTTCACGGGGGCTCGTTCCAGGACCAGGGCGTGATCCCCAAGCGCGGCCTGATGCTGGCGCGCATGGTCGGCCATATCACCTACCTGTCGGATGACTCGATGGGCGAGAAGTTCGGCCGTGAACTCAAGAGCGACAAGCTCAACTACGACTTCCACAGCGTCGAGTTTCAGGTCGAAAGCTATCTGCGCTACCAGGGCGAAGAGTTCTCCGGGCGCTTCGACGCCAATACCTACCTGCTGATGACCAAGGCGCTGGACTACTTCGATCCGGCCGCCGCGCACAATGGCGACCTGGCCGCGACCCTGGCCGGCGCGAAGGCTGATTTCTGCATCATGTCGTTCACCACCGACTGGCGCTTTTCCCCGGCCCGCTCGCGGGAAATGGTCGATGCCCTGCTGGCGGCGCGCAAGAACGTCTGCTACCTGGACATCGACTCGCCTTACGGCCACGACGCCTTCCTCATCCCTACACCGCGCTACATGCAGGGGTTTACCAACTACATGAACCGCATCGCGATCTGA
- the metW gene encoding methionine biosynthesis protein MetW, with protein sequence MRADLEIIHDWIPAGSRVLDLGCGNGELLASLRDRKQVHGYGLEIDPDNIAECVARGVNVIEQDLDKGLGNFASDSFDIVVMTQALQAVEYPDRILEEMLRVGRECIITFPNFGHWRCRWYLATKGRMPVSDFMPYTWYNTPNIHFCTFADFEQLCHERHAKVLDRLAVDRLHRNGLGGRLWPNLLGEIGIYRVSSPSLAEHQVAV encoded by the coding sequence ATGAGAGCCGACCTGGAAATCATCCACGACTGGATCCCCGCCGGTAGCCGCGTGCTCGACCTGGGCTGCGGCAACGGTGAACTGCTGGCCTCGCTGCGCGATCGCAAGCAGGTGCACGGCTATGGCCTGGAAATCGACCCCGACAACATTGCCGAATGCGTGGCAAGGGGCGTCAACGTCATCGAACAAGACCTCGACAAGGGCCTGGGCAACTTCGCCAGCGACAGCTTCGACATCGTGGTCATGACCCAGGCCCTGCAGGCAGTGGAATACCCCGACCGCATCCTCGAAGAGATGCTGCGGGTGGGCCGCGAATGCATCATCACCTTCCCCAACTTCGGTCACTGGCGCTGCCGCTGGTACCTGGCGACCAAAGGCCGCATGCCGGTATCGGACTTCATGCCCTATACCTGGTACAACACGCCGAACATCCACTTCTGTACCTTCGCTGACTTCGAGCAACTGTGCCACGAGCGCCATGCCAAGGTGCTCGATCGTCTGGCGGTCGACCGTCTGCACCGCAACGGACTGGGTGGCCGGTTGTGGCCGAACCTGCTCGGGGAAATCGGCATTTACCGGGTCAGCAGCCCGAGCCTGGCCGAACACCAGGTCGCGGTCTGA
- a CDS encoding DUF4426 domain-containing protein yields the protein MRGFAAFLLSLCLALPALAADAARPERQQTFDDVTVHYNAFSSSSLPPAVAASTGLLRSKELGVLTVAVRQADAPGLATVKGSVKDLTGRSSPLSFKAISSQGAVSYVAQFKVEQAQLLTFTLDIDTGGVSHTLSFNQEVFPGQ from the coding sequence ATGCGTGGTTTCGCCGCGTTTCTGCTCAGCCTGTGCCTGGCGCTGCCGGCACTGGCTGCCGATGCCGCCCGTCCTGAACGTCAGCAGACCTTCGACGACGTCACCGTGCATTACAACGCCTTCTCGTCCAGCAGCCTGCCGCCTGCGGTGGCCGCCTCGACCGGCCTGCTGCGCAGCAAAGAGCTGGGCGTGCTGACCGTGGCGGTACGCCAGGCCGATGCCCCAGGCCTGGCGACGGTCAAGGGTTCGGTCAAGGACCTCACCGGGCGCAGCAGCCCGCTGAGCTTCAAGGCCATCAGCAGTCAGGGCGCGGTGTCGTACGTGGCGCAGTTCAAGGTCGAGCAGGCGCAACTGCTGACCTTCACCCTCGACATCGACACCGGCGGCGTCAGCCATACTCTCAGCTTCAACCAGGAAGTCTTCCCAGGCCAATGA
- the rdgB gene encoding RdgB/HAM1 family non-canonical purine NTP pyrophosphatase, protein MMNLQQLVLASHNAGKLKELQAMLGESVHLRSIGEFSQVEPEETGLSFVENAILKARNAARISGLPALADDSGLAVDVLGGAPGIYSARYADGQGDAANNAKLLKALKDVPAEQRGAQFVCVLALVRHADDPLPILCEGLWHGRILTAASGEHGFGYDPLFWVPERDCSSAELAPLEKNQLSHRARAMALLRQRLGLA, encoded by the coding sequence ATGATGAATCTCCAGCAGCTCGTCCTCGCCAGCCACAACGCCGGCAAACTCAAAGAACTCCAGGCCATGCTCGGCGAATCGGTCCACCTGCGTTCGATCGGTGAATTCAGCCAGGTCGAACCGGAAGAAACCGGTCTGTCGTTCGTCGAAAACGCCATCCTCAAGGCGCGCAACGCCGCACGTATTTCCGGCCTGCCGGCGCTGGCCGACGATTCCGGGCTGGCGGTGGATGTTCTCGGCGGTGCGCCGGGTATCTACTCGGCGCGCTATGCCGATGGCCAAGGCGATGCGGCGAACAACGCCAAGCTGCTCAAGGCCCTCAAGGACGTGCCGGCCGAGCAACGCGGCGCGCAGTTCGTCTGCGTGCTGGCGCTGGTGCGGCACGCCGATGATCCGCTGCCGATTCTGTGTGAAGGGCTGTGGCACGGGCGCATCCTCACCGCCGCCAGCGGCGAGCATGGCTTTGGCTACGATCCGCTGTTCTGGGTGCCTGAGCGCGATTGCTCGAGCGCCGAGCTGGCGCCGCTGGAAAAAAACCAGCTGAGCCACCGCGCCCGCGCCATGGCCTTGCTGCGCCAACGTCTGGGCCTGGCATGA
- the hemW gene encoding radical SAM family heme chaperone HemW, translating to MTDQPSSTLLYPTATVIALPQLPPLALYIHIPWCVRKCPYCDFNSHQAGPDLPEAEYVDALLADLDQDLFAVQGRVLSSIFFGGGTPSLFSAEQLGRLLRGVEQRIPFASDIEITLEANPGTFEQDKFKAYRQQGINRLSIGVQSFQPAKLERLGRIHNGDEAVRAAAMARNAGFDNFNMDLMHGLPEQSLDDALGDLRQAIELGPTHLSWYQLTVEPNTVFWNQPPELPEDDILWDIQEAGQALLAQQGFAQYEVSAYAQPGRAARHNLNYWRFGDFIGIGAGAHGKLSLPDGRIVRTWKTRLPKDYLNPSKPFKAGEKALPLDELPFEFLINALRLTEGVEAELFTQRTGQPLAQLAQARRTAEQKGLLRVEPDRLAATARGQLFLNDLLQYFLT from the coding sequence ATGACCGACCAGCCGTCCTCGACGTTGCTCTACCCCACAGCGACGGTCATCGCCCTGCCGCAATTGCCGCCGCTGGCGCTGTACATCCACATCCCCTGGTGCGTGCGCAAATGCCCTTACTGCGACTTCAACTCGCACCAGGCTGGCCCGGACCTGCCTGAGGCCGAGTACGTCGATGCATTGCTCGCCGACCTCGACCAGGACCTGTTCGCCGTGCAGGGTCGGGTGTTGAGTTCGATCTTCTTCGGCGGCGGCACGCCGAGCCTGTTCAGCGCCGAGCAGTTGGGTCGCCTGTTGCGTGGCGTCGAGCAGCGTATCCCCTTCGCCAGCGACATCGAGATCACCCTGGAAGCCAACCCCGGCACCTTCGAGCAGGACAAATTCAAGGCGTACCGCCAGCAGGGCATCAATCGCCTTTCGATTGGCGTGCAGAGCTTCCAGCCGGCCAAGCTGGAGCGCCTGGGGCGCATCCACAACGGCGATGAAGCGGTGCGCGCTGCGGCCATGGCACGCAACGCAGGCTTCGACAACTTCAACATGGACCTGATGCACGGCCTGCCCGAGCAGTCGCTGGACGATGCCCTGGGCGATCTGCGCCAGGCCATCGAGCTGGGGCCGACGCACCTGTCGTGGTACCAGCTCACCGTCGAGCCGAACACGGTGTTCTGGAACCAGCCGCCGGAGCTACCCGAAGACGACATCCTCTGGGATATTCAGGAAGCCGGCCAGGCGCTGCTCGCCCAGCAGGGTTTCGCCCAGTACGAGGTGTCGGCCTATGCCCAGCCGGGCCGCGCCGCGCGGCATAACCTCAACTACTGGCGCTTCGGTGACTTCATCGGCATCGGCGCCGGCGCCCACGGCAAGCTGTCGCTGCCTGATGGGCGCATCGTACGCACCTGGAAGACCCGCCTGCCGAAGGACTACCTCAACCCGAGCAAGCCCTTCAAGGCCGGGGAAAAGGCCCTGCCGCTGGATGAGCTGCCGTTCGAATTTCTCATCAATGCCCTGCGCCTGACCGAAGGCGTGGAGGCCGAGCTGTTCACCCAACGTACCGGCCAGCCCCTGGCACAGCTGGCCCAGGCCCGTCGCACGGCCGAACAAAAGGGCCTTTTGCGGGTCGAACCGGATCGACTGGCCGCCACTGCGCGCGGCCAACTGTTCCTCAATGACCTGCTGCAGTACTTCTTGACCTGA
- a CDS encoding DUF3392 domain-containing protein, which produces MDVVLDLLATVSRWSRSHLSEISLAFVGCLLVLFGTDIKAWAEQRLGSVAGALRVPAMALLVMIGSGAALIYATPWVMKGLSQFNNYALAPVLLVVIALIGVVADRRG; this is translated from the coding sequence ATGGACGTGGTACTTGACCTGCTGGCCACCGTTTCGCGCTGGAGCCGGAGCCACCTTTCGGAAATTTCGTTGGCCTTCGTCGGCTGTCTGCTGGTGCTGTTCGGCACCGACATCAAGGCCTGGGCCGAGCAGCGCCTGGGCAGCGTAGCCGGCGCCCTGCGCGTACCGGCCATGGCCTTGCTGGTGATGATCGGCAGCGGCGCTGCACTGATCTATGCCACGCCATGGGTGATGAAGGGGCTGAGCCAGTTCAACAACTACGCGCTGGCGCCGGTGTTGCTGGTGGTGATCGCGTTGATCGGGGTGGTGGCGGATCGGCGGGGGTGA
- the trmB gene encoding tRNA (guanosine(46)-N7)-methyltransferase TrmB, with protein MTESQETPVTPEGEERPHRRIKSFVMRAGRMTEGQQRGLEVGGPQFILPLAGEPVDYDQVFGRSAPRTLEIGFGMGHSLLEMAAAAPEQDFIGVEVHRPGVGALLNGVLTEGLKNLRVYDCDAIEVLNRCVADNSLDRLMLFFPDPWHKARHHKRRIVQLEFAELVRRKLKPGGVFHMATDWQPYAEYMLEVMSAAPGYRNQAADGTYVPRPEERPITKFERRGERLGHGVWDLKFEKLG; from the coding sequence ATGACTGAATCGCAAGAAACGCCCGTGACCCCCGAGGGCGAAGAGCGCCCACACCGCCGCATCAAGAGCTTCGTGATGCGCGCCGGACGCATGACCGAAGGCCAGCAACGTGGCCTGGAGGTGGGTGGCCCGCAGTTCATCCTGCCGCTGGCCGGTGAGCCGGTGGACTACGACCAGGTATTCGGTCGCAGCGCCCCGCGCACCCTGGAGATCGGCTTCGGCATGGGTCATTCCCTCTTGGAAATGGCTGCCGCCGCGCCTGAGCAGGACTTCATCGGCGTGGAAGTGCACCGCCCAGGTGTCGGTGCGCTGCTCAATGGGGTGCTGACTGAAGGCCTGAAGAACCTGCGGGTGTATGACTGCGATGCCATCGAGGTGCTCAACCGCTGCGTCGCCGATAACAGCCTCGACCGCCTGATGCTGTTCTTCCCCGACCCCTGGCACAAGGCGCGCCACCACAAGCGCCGCATCGTCCAGCTGGAGTTCGCCGAGCTGGTACGGCGCAAGCTCAAGCCCGGCGGCGTGTTCCACATGGCCACCGACTGGCAGCCCTATGCCGAATACATGCTGGAAGTGATGAGCGCAGCCCCCGGCTACCGCAACCAAGCCGCCGATGGCACTTACGTGCCGCGCCCGGAAGAACGCCCGATCACCAAGTTCGAACGCCGCGGTGAGCGTTTGGGGCATGGGGTTTGGGATTTGAAGTTCGAAAAGTTGGGGTGA
- a CDS encoding thiazole synthase, with product MSNVRSDKPFTLAGRTFQSRLLVGTGKYRDMEETRQAIEASGAEIVTVAVRRTNLGQNPGEPNLLDVLPPDRYTILPNTAGCYDAVEAVRTCRLARELLNGHNLVKLEVLADQKTLFPNVIETLKAAEVLVKEGFDVMVYTSDDPIIARQLAEIGCIAVMPLAGLIGTGLGICNPYNLQIILEESKVPVLVDAGVGTASDATIAMEMGCEAVLMNSAIAHAQQPVMMAEAMKHAIVAGRLAYLAGRMPKKLYASASSPLDGLIK from the coding sequence ATGAGCAACGTTCGCAGTGACAAGCCCTTCACCCTGGCCGGCCGCACCTTCCAGTCGCGTCTGCTGGTGGGCACTGGCAAGTACCGTGACATGGAAGAAACCCGCCAGGCCATCGAGGCCTCGGGTGCCGAGATCGTCACCGTCGCCGTGCGCCGCACCAACCTGGGACAGAACCCGGGCGAGCCGAACCTGCTCGACGTGCTGCCGCCCGACCGCTACACCATTCTGCCCAACACCGCCGGCTGCTATGACGCGGTCGAGGCCGTGCGTACCTGCCGCCTGGCCCGTGAGCTGCTCAACGGCCATAACCTGGTGAAGCTGGAAGTGCTGGCCGACCAGAAAACCCTGTTCCCCAATGTCATCGAAACCCTCAAGGCCGCAGAAGTGCTGGTCAAGGAAGGCTTCGACGTCATGGTCTACACCAGCGATGACCCGATCATCGCCCGCCAGCTCGCGGAAATCGGCTGCATCGCGGTCATGCCGCTGGCTGGCCTGATCGGCACCGGGCTGGGCATCTGCAACCCCTACAACCTGCAGATCATCCTCGAAGAATCGAAAGTGCCGGTGCTGGTCGATGCCGGTGTCGGCACTGCATCCGATGCCACCATCGCCATGGAAATGGGCTGCGAAGCGGTGCTGATGAACTCAGCCATCGCCCACGCCCAGCAGCCGGTGATGATGGCCGAGGCCATGAAACACGCCATCGTCGCCGGTCGCCTGGCCTATCTGGCCGGGCGCATGCCGAAAAAACTCTACGCCAGCGCCTCGTCGCCGCTGGATGGTCTGATCAAGTAA
- the thiS gene encoding sulfur carrier protein ThiS, translated as MRIQLNGEPYELPAGESVAALLTRLELAGRRVAVELNLDIVPRSLHDSTLLNDGDQVEVVHAIGGG; from the coding sequence ATGCGCATTCAACTGAACGGTGAACCTTACGAATTGCCCGCTGGCGAAAGCGTCGCGGCCTTGCTGACTCGCCTTGAGCTGGCCGGGCGCCGCGTTGCCGTGGAACTGAACCTGGATATCGTGCCGCGCAGCCTGCACGACAGCACGCTGCTCAACGACGGCGACCAGGTGGAGGTGGTGCATGCCATCGGTGGCGGCTAG
- a CDS encoding DUF423 domain-containing protein, translated as MLRSFLMLAAFFGFTGVALGAFAAHGLKSRLSAEYLAIFHTGVTYQLVHALAILGVAVLAVHLPGRLVGWAGGLFALGIVLFSGSLYALTLSGLGKLGIITPIGGVCFLAGWLCLGIAAWRLG; from the coding sequence ATGCTTCGCAGCTTCCTGATGCTCGCCGCCTTTTTCGGCTTCACCGGTGTTGCCCTCGGTGCCTTCGCCGCCCATGGTCTGAAGAGCCGCCTGAGCGCCGAATACCTGGCGATTTTCCACACTGGCGTCACCTATCAACTGGTGCATGCCCTGGCGATTCTGGGCGTTGCGGTACTGGCGGTGCACCTGCCCGGGCGGTTGGTCGGCTGGGCCGGCGGGCTGTTCGCGCTGGGCATCGTGTTGTTCTCCGGCAGCCTCTATGCGTTGACCCTGAGCGGCCTGGGCAAGCTGGGGATCATCACCCCGATCGGTGGTGTGTGCTTCCTTGCAGGCTGGCTGTGCCTGGGTATCGCCGCCTGGCGCCTGGGTTGA
- the mtgA gene encoding monofunctional biosynthetic peptidoglycan transglycosylase, with amino-acid sequence MLSSLIRRLTRALLWFIAGSIVLVLIFRWIPPPGTALMVERKVQSWVNGEPIDLQREWQPWERISNDLKLAVIAGEDQKFASHWGFDVPAIQAAFANNERGGNLRGASTLTQQVAKNLFLWSGRSWLRKGLEAWFTGLMELFWSKERILEVYLNSAEWGEGVFGAQAAARYHFGVDASQLSRQQAAQLAAVLPSPLKWSAGHPSTYVAGRASWISRQISQLGGNAYLRQLEGGERF; translated from the coding sequence ATGCTGTCATCGCTCATCCGCCGCCTTACCCGTGCTCTGTTGTGGTTCATCGCTGGCAGCATCGTGCTGGTGCTGATCTTTCGCTGGATACCGCCGCCCGGCACCGCGCTGATGGTCGAGCGCAAGGTGCAGTCCTGGGTCAACGGCGAACCTATCGACCTGCAACGTGAATGGCAGCCCTGGGAGCGCATCTCGAACGACCTCAAGCTGGCGGTCATTGCCGGTGAAGATCAAAAGTTCGCCAGCCACTGGGGCTTCGACGTTCCCGCCATCCAGGCCGCTTTCGCCAACAACGAGCGCGGTGGCAACCTGCGCGGCGCCAGCACGCTGACCCAGCAGGTGGCGAAGAACCTGTTCCTGTGGTCGGGGCGCAGTTGGCTGCGTAAAGGCCTGGAGGCCTGGTTCACCGGGCTGATGGAGCTGTTCTGGTCGAAAGAACGAATTCTCGAGGTATACCTCAACAGCGCCGAATGGGGTGAAGGGGTGTTTGGCGCCCAGGCCGCAGCGCGCTACCACTTCGGCGTCGACGCCAGCCAACTGAGCCGCCAGCAGGCCGCACAACTGGCCGCTGTGCTGCCCAGCCCGCTGAAATGGAGCGCAGGGCATCCGAGCACATACGTGGCAGGCCGTGCCAGCTGGATCAGCCGGCAGATCAGCCAACTGGGCGGCAACGCTTATCTGCGTCAGCTCGAGGGCGGCGAACGCTTCTAA